Proteins from a single region of Desulfuribacillus stibiiarsenatis:
- a CDS encoding AI-2E family transporter, whose protein sequence is MLDSPYFRFAIWVLVLFLIILVGSQISFIFHPLVVIVQTVFFPILLSGVLYYLMVPTVDRLTEKRVPRGIAILLIYLAFAIVVTILVLVLGPILQRQIGSLIENAPTIVNGIRVRLLELQDHPYVLQLAQQESFTFEDLARRLSQYINQIFVSVVNNVASFFGTLTNVFTTLLMIPFILFYMLQSGEKLPGAMTRFLPKHHQKEGKSIIYDMDRTLSAFIQGQIIVCLCVGVLCYIGFMLIGIDYPLILAIVAMVTNVIPFVGPFIGAIPAIIVAILHSPTMVVKVAIVIIIVQQIESMFISPRIMGDKLAIHPVTIILIILIAGRLAGFLGLILAIPTYAILKVIASYMYRFVKLRMGWDHK, encoded by the coding sequence TTGCTAGATTCGCCATATTTTCGATTTGCGATTTGGGTGCTTGTCTTGTTTCTCATTATCTTAGTAGGAAGTCAGATATCCTTTATCTTTCACCCACTAGTTGTCATTGTACAAACGGTGTTCTTCCCGATCTTATTATCGGGGGTGCTGTATTATCTCATGGTGCCCACGGTTGACAGGCTCACGGAAAAGAGGGTGCCTAGAGGGATTGCAATATTGCTGATCTATCTTGCATTTGCAATAGTAGTAACAATTTTAGTTCTTGTACTAGGTCCGATACTACAAAGGCAAATTGGCAGTTTAATAGAAAATGCACCGACAATCGTCAATGGAATACGCGTGCGTTTGCTAGAACTACAAGACCATCCGTATGTGCTACAACTGGCGCAACAAGAGTCTTTTACATTTGAGGATTTAGCAAGGCGTTTATCACAATATATCAATCAGATTTTTGTATCTGTAGTGAATAATGTAGCAAGTTTTTTTGGCACATTAACAAATGTCTTTACTACGTTGCTGATGATACCGTTCATCTTGTTCTACATGCTGCAAAGTGGTGAAAAGCTACCTGGTGCTATGACAAGATTTTTGCCAAAGCATCACCAAAAAGAAGGTAAGTCCATCATCTATGACATGGATCGCACGTTAAGTGCGTTTATCCAAGGGCAAATTATAGTCTGTTTATGCGTAGGGGTGTTGTGCTATATCGGGTTTATGCTAATCGGTATCGATTATCCATTAATTCTGGCGATTGTCGCAATGGTGACGAATGTAATTCCGTTCGTGGGACCGTTTATTGGAGCAATACCAGCGATTATTGTGGCTATTCTCCACTCGCCAACAATGGTTGTGAAGGTTGCAATTGTAATCATTATTGTACAGCAAATTGAAAGTATGTTTATTTCGCCGCGCATTATGGGTGATAAACTAGCGATTCATCCAGTCACCATTATTCTCATTATCTTAATCGCGGGTCGACTAGCTGGTTTTCTAGGTTTGATATTAGCAATTCCAACCTATGCAATTTTAAAAGTCATAGCATCCTATATGTACCGTTTCGTAAAGTTACGCATGGGATGGGATCATAAATAG
- the metA gene encoding homoserine O-acetyltransferase MetA gives MPVKIPDNLPATEILQNENIFVMGEKQALHQDIRPLRILILNLMPTKVATEIHLLRLLGNSPIQVDIVLLHPKSYMPKNTPIDHLSMFYKHFEDIKHEKFDGMIITGAPVEHLEFEEVKYWNELAEIMDWTVKNVTSTFHICWGAQAGLFHHYGVPKFPLESKQFGVFKHTLNQKKVALLRGFDDIFFVPHSRYTYTRKEDIENVPALEVLSESEEAGVYIVASKDGRQVFVTGHSEYDPLTLKYEYDRDCGLGKEIAIPKNYYPNDDTTQEPIVRWRSHANLLFSNWLNYYVYQQTPYDLNEIG, from the coding sequence ATGCCAGTAAAAATACCGGACAATTTGCCGGCAACTGAAATATTACAAAATGAGAATATTTTCGTTATGGGGGAAAAACAAGCGTTACATCAAGATATCCGACCGTTACGGATTCTTATTCTTAATTTGATGCCGACGAAAGTCGCAACAGAGATTCATCTCTTGCGTTTGTTAGGAAACTCTCCGATTCAGGTTGATATTGTACTACTTCATCCGAAATCCTATATGCCTAAGAACACACCGATTGATCACTTGAGCATGTTCTATAAGCATTTCGAAGATATCAAACACGAAAAGTTTGACGGCATGATTATTACTGGTGCACCTGTTGAGCATTTGGAATTCGAAGAAGTGAAGTATTGGAATGAGCTTGCAGAAATCATGGATTGGACCGTGAAGAATGTAACCTCTACCTTTCATATATGTTGGGGTGCACAAGCGGGGCTATTCCACCATTACGGCGTACCCAAGTTTCCACTTGAATCAAAACAGTTTGGGGTCTTTAAACATACATTAAATCAAAAGAAAGTTGCTTTATTACGCGGTTTTGATGACATTTTCTTCGTACCTCATTCGCGCTATACCTACACACGCAAAGAGGACATAGAAAACGTACCCGCCCTTGAGGTGTTATCCGAGTCAGAAGAAGCCGGCGTTTATATAGTAGCTTCCAAGGACGGTCGACAAGTATTCGTAACAGGACATTCTGAGTATGACCCTCTTACTCTAAAATACGAATACGATCGCGATTGTGGCCTTGGTAAAGAAATTGCAATTCCTAAGAATTATTACCCTAACGATGACACAACACAAGAACCAATCGTGCGTTGGCGCTCTCACGCGAACTTGCTTTTCTCGAACTGGCTCAACTACTATGTATACCAACAAACGCCATATGATCTTAACGAAATTGGCTAA
- a CDS encoding DUF1653 domain-containing protein, with protein sequence MTQENVREVRVGSRYRHFKGNEYLVLHVAKHSETMEEYVVYQPLYGERGIWIRPLSMFLDKKEVDGVLVHRFEEIDER encoded by the coding sequence TTGACTCAAGAGAACGTTCGTGAAGTACGAGTAGGATCGCGATATCGCCATTTTAAAGGGAACGAATATCTTGTATTGCATGTTGCGAAACACTCAGAGACGATGGAGGAATATGTGGTGTATCAACCGCTCTATGGGGAGCGAGGGATTTGGATACGACCGTTGTCGATGTTCTTGGATAAAAAGGAAGTCGATGGAGTCCTTGTCCATCGCTTTGAAGAAATTGATGAACGATGA
- a CDS encoding CBS domain-containing protein: protein MKAEDIMTSDVITVGLQDTIEDVAKILVEKKISGLPVVDEGELVGIISEGDIVFQNKKVTPPAYVDILGALITIGSQEQYLHEIKRALATQVKDLMVTNVMTVEAEASLEEVATMMIDHNINRVPVVSKKKLLGIITRQDILKAMGNR, encoded by the coding sequence ATGAAAGCAGAGGATATTATGACTTCAGATGTAATTACTGTCGGTCTGCAAGACACCATTGAAGACGTCGCTAAGATATTAGTGGAAAAGAAAATCAGTGGTTTACCAGTGGTTGACGAAGGGGAATTGGTGGGGATTATCAGTGAGGGCGATATTGTTTTTCAGAATAAAAAAGTAACGCCACCGGCTTATGTTGATATTCTTGGTGCGTTAATTACCATTGGAAGCCAGGAGCAGTATTTACATGAAATTAAACGCGCTCTTGCTACTCAAGTGAAAGATCTAATGGTAACGAATGTAATGACAGTAGAAGCAGAAGCATCTTTAGAGGAAGTAGCAACTATGATGATTGATCATAATATTAATCGCGTTCCGGTCGTAAGCAAGAAGAAATTGTTGGGAATTATTACTCGACAAGATATCTTGAAAGCAATGGGAAATAGATAA
- a CDS encoding nucleotidyltransferase family protein: protein MKVEGVILAAGLSSRAIVYKMELDFGGKTLIERSIEAIYDLCDQVIVVGGYKIEVIRELTKRFSRVKVVENPAYAKGMFTSVKAGLVATTAEKVLFTPGDYPLITPKTCEIMLHKEGEVVVPLWKGKKGHPIVLRRSLINEILLEPDDSNLKAILRRKIAAFVDVNDPGILIDIDTMSDYNNIIERYKDFFQHK from the coding sequence ATGAAGGTTGAAGGAGTCATCTTAGCTGCAGGTCTTTCGAGTCGAGCCATCGTGTACAAGATGGAACTTGACTTTGGTGGTAAAACTCTGATTGAACGGAGTATTGAGGCGATTTATGATCTGTGTGACCAAGTAATCGTCGTCGGTGGGTACAAGATTGAGGTCATTAGAGAGTTAACGAAAAGGTTTTCCAGGGTGAAAGTAGTAGAGAACCCTGCATATGCAAAAGGTATGTTTACTTCAGTCAAGGCGGGCCTAGTGGCAACAACGGCAGAGAAAGTGCTGTTTACTCCAGGAGATTACCCGTTGATAACCCCGAAGACATGTGAGATAATGTTACATAAAGAGGGAGAGGTCGTCGTTCCTTTATGGAAAGGGAAGAAGGGACATCCGATTGTATTACGCCGGTCACTTATCAATGAAATTTTATTGGAACCGGATGACTCCAATTTGAAAGCAATTTTACGGCGCAAGATAGCTGCTTTTGTGGATGTAAATGACCCTGGTATACTCATCGATATTGATACCATGAGTGACTATAACAATATCATAGAACGGTATAAAGATTTCTTTCAGCATAAATAA
- a CDS encoding DEAD/DEAH box helicase: MPRKFSDLGIRRVLNEELHKQGITEATQIQAETIPLLLKGKDVIGQAQTGTGKTLAFLLPILERINTKKDAIQALIITPTREIAIQITAELNKYIDHVNAKVLACYGGQDVERQIQRLRSRHIVVGTPGRLLEHVGRGTIKLSDVSMVVLDEADQMLHMGFLPDVEEVITKTSSRRQTMLFSATIPKNVRVLAKKYMKKPTFVQVQEGKKITLDDIQQVMIDTTENKKTDLLCELIDKYRPYLAIVFCGKKEKAIEVNKELAERGYECDELHGELSQSKRQQVMKRFRDAKLQILIATDIAARGLDVEGVTHVFSYDIPRSTDWYIHRIGRTGRAGEKGMAITFVTPDDVEKLQKIEKGIASKLERRDKDGETIIKPTVKRTYQRGEGKASPDKKNAKGGKARGSKTGSVKGNRSTTKASGRTAAKSSSRTAKTSRISRTSTTPRKQS; encoded by the coding sequence ATGCCAAGAAAATTTTCGGATTTAGGTATTCGACGGGTTCTTAATGAAGAATTACATAAACAAGGGATTACGGAAGCTACACAGATTCAGGCGGAAACAATTCCGCTGTTGTTAAAAGGGAAAGATGTCATTGGACAGGCACAGACAGGCACTGGGAAGACACTAGCATTCTTACTGCCAATCCTTGAACGCATCAATACGAAAAAAGATGCAATACAAGCCTTAATTATTACTCCTACGCGAGAGATAGCAATTCAAATAACGGCTGAGTTAAACAAGTATATTGATCACGTGAATGCCAAGGTTTTGGCTTGTTATGGTGGACAGGATGTGGAAAGACAAATTCAACGTCTGCGTTCTCGTCATATTGTAGTAGGGACGCCAGGTCGATTATTAGAGCATGTGGGACGTGGCACGATTAAATTATCGGATGTATCGATGGTTGTACTTGATGAAGCAGACCAAATGCTACACATGGGTTTCTTGCCGGATGTAGAAGAAGTCATTACTAAGACATCGTCACGCAGACAGACAATGTTGTTTTCGGCAACGATTCCTAAAAATGTACGAGTTCTAGCGAAAAAGTATATGAAGAAACCAACGTTTGTTCAAGTCCAAGAAGGTAAGAAAATCACACTAGATGACATTCAGCAAGTCATGATTGATACGACAGAGAACAAGAAGACGGATCTGCTTTGCGAGCTTATCGATAAGTATCGTCCGTATCTTGCGATTGTATTTTGTGGGAAAAAGGAAAAAGCAATAGAAGTAAATAAAGAGTTAGCAGAACGCGGCTATGAATGTGACGAATTACATGGAGAATTGAGCCAATCGAAACGTCAACAAGTCATGAAGCGTTTTCGTGACGCGAAGCTGCAAATCCTTATTGCAACCGACATTGCGGCACGCGGGCTAGATGTGGAAGGTGTCACACATGTATTTAGTTACGATATACCGCGGAGCACGGATTGGTATATTCATCGAATTGGGAGAACAGGTCGAGCTGGGGAAAAAGGAATGGCTATTACTTTTGTAACCCCTGATGATGTTGAAAAGCTCCAGAAGATTGAAAAAGGCATTGCGAGCAAGTTAGAGCGCCGAGATAAAGATGGCGAAACAATCATTAAACCAACGGTAAAACGGACGTATCAGCGTGGTGAAGGTAAAGCTTCTCCAGATAAAAAGAACGCTAAAGGCGGTAAAGCCCGCGGTTCAAAAACTGGCTCTGTAAAGGGCAATAGAAGTACCACGAAAGCATCAGGTAGAACGGCTGCGAAAAGCAGTTCAAGGACTGCAAAAACGTCAAGAATATCTAGAACATCAACAACACCAAGAAAACAATCATAA
- a CDS encoding ABC-F family ATP-binding cassette domain-containing protein, which yields MISTVGISLQYGGRKLFEDVTIQFTDGNCYGLIGANGAGKSTFLKILSGEIDANKGEVILPANSRLAVLKQNHFEYEEEEVLKTVIMGHHRLFAIMEEKNELYAKENFTDEDGIRAAELEGEFAELNGWEAESEAAILLSGLGITEDYHDKKMKELSGSEKVKVLLAQALFGRPDVLLLDEPTNHLDLKAIEWLENFLMNFESTVIVVSHDRHFLNKVCTHIADVDFGKIQLYVGNYDFWYESSQLALKMAREQNKKQEEKIKELQAFIARFSSNASKAKQATSRKKLLDKITLEDIKPSTRKYPYIDFKSEREAGNDLVRVEGISKTIDGEKVLDNISFIVNKGDKIVLTGPNELAKTTLFKILMGEIEPDSGTFTWGITTTRAYFPKDNSEYFEGVDLNLVDWLRQYSKDQSENYIRGFLGRMLFSGEEALKKASVLSGGEKVRCMLSRMMNSGANVLLLDEPTNHLDLESITALNTGLTKFNGTLFFTSHDRQFIETIANRIIEITPKGIIDRQCSYEEFLGNDDLQKQLQSMYQ from the coding sequence ATGATAAGTACAGTAGGAATCAGTCTTCAATATGGGGGACGCAAATTATTTGAAGATGTAACAATTCAATTTACGGATGGAAATTGCTATGGTTTAATCGGTGCTAACGGCGCTGGGAAATCTACGTTCTTAAAGATATTATCTGGGGAAATTGACGCGAATAAAGGGGAAGTAATCTTACCTGCGAATTCACGCTTAGCTGTCTTGAAACAGAACCACTTCGAGTATGAAGAGGAAGAAGTATTGAAGACGGTCATCATGGGTCACCATCGTTTATTTGCAATTATGGAAGAGAAGAATGAATTGTACGCGAAGGAAAACTTCACAGATGAAGACGGCATTCGTGCTGCTGAGCTTGAAGGAGAATTCGCTGAGCTTAACGGTTGGGAAGCAGAATCAGAAGCGGCAATTTTACTATCCGGTTTAGGGATTACAGAAGACTACCACGATAAGAAAATGAAAGAGCTAAGCGGATCTGAAAAAGTAAAGGTTCTACTTGCACAGGCGCTTTTTGGTCGTCCTGATGTACTGCTGTTAGACGAGCCGACGAACCATTTAGACTTAAAAGCGATTGAGTGGTTAGAGAACTTCTTAATGAACTTTGAAAGCACTGTCATTGTAGTATCCCATGACAGACACTTCTTGAATAAAGTGTGTACCCATATCGCTGACGTTGATTTTGGGAAAATTCAATTATACGTAGGAAACTATGACTTCTGGTACGAATCAAGCCAGTTAGCATTAAAAATGGCAAGAGAACAGAACAAGAAGCAAGAAGAAAAGATTAAAGAGTTGCAAGCATTTATTGCGCGTTTTAGTTCAAACGCATCGAAGGCAAAGCAAGCAACTTCTCGCAAAAAGTTATTAGACAAAATTACCCTAGAAGACATTAAACCTTCTACTCGCAAATATCCGTACATTGATTTTAAATCAGAACGTGAAGCTGGAAATGATTTAGTGCGTGTCGAAGGAATTAGTAAAACAATCGACGGAGAAAAGGTCTTAGACAATATCTCGTTTATCGTGAATAAGGGAGATAAAATTGTTCTTACAGGTCCTAATGAATTAGCGAAAACAACTCTGTTCAAAATCCTTATGGGTGAAATCGAACCAGATAGTGGTACATTTACTTGGGGGATTACGACCACAAGAGCATATTTTCCAAAGGATAACTCGGAATATTTCGAGGGCGTGGATTTGAACTTAGTGGATTGGCTACGACAGTACTCAAAGGATCAGTCAGAGAATTACATCCGTGGTTTCTTAGGCAGAATGCTATTCTCTGGGGAAGAAGCACTTAAGAAAGCGAGTGTCCTTTCTGGAGGAGAAAAAGTACGTTGCATGCTCTCTCGAATGATGAATAGCGGAGCTAACGTATTGCTATTGGATGAGCCGACGAACCATTTAGATCTAGAATCAATTACAGCCTTGAATACGGGCTTAACAAAGTTCAATGGGACACTTTTCTTCACATCCCATGACCGTCAGTTTATTGAAACGATTGCAAATCGCATAATAGAAATCACGCCAAAAGGAATTATCGACAGACAATGCTCGTATGAAGAGTTCCTAGGGAATGATGATTTACAAAAGCAGTTACAATCGATGTACCAGTAA
- a CDS encoding enoyl-CoA hydratase-related protein — protein MQLSTSSEKMLEAAERFNPSLIIAPFLKEYIPDQLWMRYKCIIVHPGVKGDRGPSSLDWAILNGKKLWGVTLLEASPEMDAGDIWATHNFPVRNASKSALYRKEGCDAAIKGLLDTIEKFESGTFKPTPLDYSHSDTIGILHTPMKQLDRAINWHEPTSQIARKIRCADSQPGVLDTINGQSYYLYGVHEESKLKGAPGDIIAKRDGAICRATGDGAVWISHLKKKPLQGELSCKLPAEMVLQDQLDQVPSIALSPFDSHSGSTYREIFYHEKNEVGYLQFNFYNGAMSTEQCYRLRDAYQTALSKNTKVLVLLGGQDFWSNGIHLNVIEASPHPGHESWRNINAIDDLVRDIILTDSKIVISALQGNAAAGGVIMALASDYVFARDGIILNPHYKKMGLYGSEYWTYLLPSRVGTTLTSTLTESCLPLSTRKAKAIGLIDVIYDSSALIPGVKAFVEHLVASKKYEQLLKDKQIQRKLDEQIKPLEDYRNEELSHMWDNFFSISSTYHTARKQFVYKLSCVTAKSCSGKQ, from the coding sequence GTGCAACTTTCTACTAGCAGTGAGAAAATGTTGGAGGCTGCTGAACGCTTTAATCCTTCATTAATCATTGCACCTTTTTTAAAAGAATATATCCCTGATCAATTATGGATGCGATATAAGTGCATCATTGTCCACCCAGGCGTGAAGGGTGATCGCGGTCCATCTTCTCTTGACTGGGCTATCCTAAACGGCAAAAAACTGTGGGGAGTGACTTTATTAGAAGCTTCTCCAGAGATGGATGCTGGAGATATCTGGGCAACTCATAACTTTCCAGTACGCAATGCTTCAAAAAGCGCCTTATATCGCAAGGAGGGTTGTGATGCTGCAATCAAGGGTTTGTTAGATACTATCGAAAAGTTTGAATCTGGAACATTTAAACCTACACCATTAGATTATAGTCATTCTGATACCATCGGAATCCTTCATACTCCTATGAAACAACTAGACCGTGCAATCAATTGGCACGAGCCTACATCACAGATCGCACGAAAAATTCGTTGTGCCGACAGTCAGCCTGGAGTGCTGGATACAATTAACGGCCAATCTTATTATCTATATGGAGTGCACGAGGAGTCGAAACTCAAGGGAGCTCCCGGCGATATTATAGCAAAGCGCGATGGAGCTATATGTCGCGCTACTGGCGATGGTGCCGTATGGATAAGCCATCTGAAAAAGAAGCCGCTCCAGGGAGAATTGTCGTGCAAACTCCCTGCCGAAATGGTTCTTCAAGATCAGCTCGATCAAGTTCCTAGTATAGCTCTGTCTCCATTCGATTCTCATTCTGGCTCTACTTACAGAGAAATCTTTTATCATGAGAAAAATGAAGTCGGCTATTTGCAGTTCAATTTCTACAATGGTGCTATGAGCACAGAACAGTGCTATCGATTGCGCGATGCGTATCAAACCGCTTTATCAAAAAACACAAAAGTATTAGTACTGCTTGGTGGACAAGACTTCTGGTCCAATGGTATACACTTAAATGTTATAGAAGCTTCCCCGCATCCTGGACATGAATCTTGGCGCAATATTAACGCGATTGATGATTTAGTTCGAGATATTATACTGACAGATTCAAAAATTGTCATTTCTGCATTACAGGGCAACGCAGCAGCAGGGGGCGTTATTATGGCTTTAGCTAGCGATTATGTGTTTGCTAGAGATGGCATTATCTTAAATCCTCATTATAAAAAAATGGGTTTGTATGGTTCTGAGTATTGGACGTATCTATTACCAAGCAGAGTAGGGACCACATTAACATCCACTTTGACCGAGAGCTGCCTGCCATTAAGTACGAGAAAAGCAAAAGCCATTGGTTTAATTGATGTAATTTATGATTCTTCCGCTTTAATACCTGGGGTAAAAGCATTTGTAGAGCATTTAGTAGCATCTAAAAAGTATGAACAGCTGTTAAAAGACAAACAAATCCAGCGAAAACTCGATGAACAAATAAAACCATTAGAGGATTATCGAAATGAAGAATTATCTCACATGTGGGATAACTTCTTCTCTATAAGTTCTACGTACCATACCGCAAGAAAGCAATTCGTGTATAAATTATCTTGCGTTACTGCCAAATCTTGTAGTGGTAAGCAATAA
- a CDS encoding baeRF3 domain-containing protein yields the protein MAVFTRENIKQLMGHGDKLCISIYLPTGTTGAEGKQGQIRLKNLLRQAQDQMIENGYKKQDIEGLTEPIQTLISDTLFWSYQRGGLAIFLAENVFEYYQVPYEFEELAIIAQNFHLKPLMPLFVEDGTFYVLALNQKHVKLLACSRFLHYEIPLEDVPTSLEEYLKYDDPERQLQFSSFNPAGGVGRSVASYHGHSLSDEEKTNLLRFFQEIEKGVRKTLQDSRSPLILAGVEYYLPMYREANQYSTVIEPGIVGSVEAFSNDELHEKAWEIVESYFQQAREEALSKYQEIVGTGRTSTDIKEIVLGAYTGRIATMFVASGKQQWGRFDKDTSEVILEDQSTIENQDLLNDAAIQTFLNNGTVYVVSEKLVPDNKEVAAMFRF from the coding sequence ATGGCTGTATTTACTCGAGAAAATATAAAACAATTGATGGGTCATGGTGATAAACTTTGTATTTCTATTTATTTGCCAACAGGCACTACGGGGGCTGAAGGTAAGCAAGGGCAAATCCGTCTGAAAAATTTATTAAGACAAGCACAAGACCAAATGATAGAAAATGGGTATAAGAAACAAGATATTGAAGGATTAACGGAACCTATTCAAACACTTATTTCAGACACACTATTTTGGAGCTACCAACGTGGGGGCTTAGCAATCTTTTTAGCGGAAAATGTGTTTGAATATTATCAAGTTCCGTATGAGTTTGAAGAGTTGGCAATCATTGCTCAGAACTTCCATCTTAAACCGTTGATGCCATTGTTCGTAGAAGATGGAACGTTTTATGTCTTGGCATTAAATCAAAAGCACGTGAAACTACTTGCCTGCTCAAGATTTCTGCATTATGAAATACCGTTAGAGGATGTACCGACAAGCTTAGAAGAATATTTAAAATACGATGATCCGGAAAGGCAATTACAATTCTCTTCCTTTAACCCTGCGGGGGGCGTGGGGAGAAGTGTTGCTTCTTATCATGGCCATAGCTTGAGTGATGAAGAGAAGACAAATTTGCTGCGCTTTTTCCAAGAGATTGAAAAAGGTGTGCGAAAAACGCTGCAAGACAGTCGGTCCCCTTTAATACTGGCAGGAGTTGAATATTATCTGCCTATGTACAGAGAAGCGAACCAATATTCTACTGTGATTGAACCGGGCATAGTTGGAAGTGTAGAAGCTTTTTCGAACGATGAACTTCATGAAAAAGCATGGGAAATTGTGGAATCTTATTTTCAACAAGCGCGTGAAGAAGCATTATCGAAATATCAAGAAATTGTTGGTACTGGAAGAACATCAACGGATATAAAAGAGATTGTTTTGGGAGCCTACACAGGAAGAATAGCAACCATGTTCGTGGCGAGCGGAAAGCAGCAATGGGGAAGGTTTGATAAGGATACAAGTGAAGTGATTCTCGAAGATCAATCAACCATCGAAAATCAAGATTTACTCAATGATGCAGCAATCCAAACCTTTTTGAACAATGGAACGGTATACGTAGTTTCAGAAAAGTTAGTGCCTGACAATAAAGAAGTAGCCGCGATGTTCCGATTCTGA